Part of the Woronichinia naegeliana WA131 genome, TTTTGAGGGTGATTGCCAAAAAAGGGCACTGGTATCGTCTAGCTAGAAGCTACAAACGTTGCAATACGGGAGGTTCAAGAAATCAGGCGAATTTGGAGTAAGTCCTCCCAAGTAAACCCTTTTTCAATTATACCGAGAGCTACAGCAGGAACTTTTCTCGTAGTAAAATGGCTGCGAACAAAGTTATGAACCATCCAGAAAATATCTAGGACTCGCTGTAATCCCACAACAGATTTAGCGTAAGTATTTGTACGACGACGAAAGGCAGATAAATAGCGTCGGATAGCACTATTAAATGCCTCAACGTGGTTGGCATGGACGTCCTTTTCTTCTGGTTTTTCTGTTGCCTCTGGATGTTCTGGTTTCGGAGTTTCTACTTTCTTTAGTTTACCTTCAGAATCTCGACGTTTACTACTCTTATTTTTTAATCTTACTACCATTCCCTTCGGTAATACTTTGACGGGACGACCACGTTTTCCAGTCTTCAATACTTCGTGACAAATATTAAATAGCAGTTGACTATATCGCTTTTCTCCATCTGTAAATAACTGGAGAGATTCTGCACTCCTTTCAAATAATTCCGCTACCGTCATCATTGCTTCTAGAAATAATTTCTGCTCTTTTCGACCACATTTTAAATGCCAAATAAAGCGGCTAGCCCTGTCCATGAGAACGATTGTCCAACCCTCAGAGGCACTTGCTTCTTTATTTTTTCCAACTTTTGTGTATAGTTCATCCCCTTCTATTACTAGTTTAACAAATTCATTCACTAAGGCGTATAAAAACAATGTCTCTTGTAATCCTGATAATTTCTTTTCCCAATTCAATATTGTTGTTTTCGCGTAGCCGAATACTCGGACTGCGGCATTTAATCCTATTCCTTCCATTCTAGCTTTTAATACTTTTACAATTTCACTTAATGGGGTTTCTAAGCCAGCGATTACGCTACCATAAGTCTCAGCAAAACAAGAACTACATTCTTGACAAATGAACATTTTACGTTCCCCGTTACCTTTCGTTTGGTAATGAGAATGTATTTTTACTTTTTCACTATAGCAATGAGGGCAGTTTTTCTGAAATAAGGCTTCCTCTTTCTCTTGGGGTAAGCCAATATCACTTAGGAGGTCAATTGAGCTTTTATTCAATGTTGACAGGGCGTGACCTTTAGTTGATGAAGGAAAAGAAAAGTGTTAACATGAGATGAAAAGTGACAAAGAGGAAACAATGATGACAGCAAAACTAATTAATGTAGAGGGTTCAAAGATAAAAATAGAACTAACATTAGAACTCAGTCGTTCAATGTTGGATACAGAAATAAATATTCAAAAAGGCTTAAACGAAGTAGGTTGCATCGCCAGCAAAGAAGCCTTGAAATATTTAGATACAGATGGTTCACCCTTAAAAATCGGTGAAGAAATCTGGAAGAGTAAGGGAGAGCAACCGAAAGAATATCAAACACCTTATGGTGAGGTTATAGTGAATCGTCATGTATATCAGCGTTCACCTTTGAGGAAAAACGTATTGCCCCTTAGAAAGAGAAGCAAGGATAATCATAACATCAACGCCATTATTGGCAAAACAGGTATCCTCAAAAATGTCAGGGATGGCAGGCAAAGAGGTGAAAAATGATTTATTAGAAAATCATGGTAGAAAAGTAGCGCTATCCTATATCCAAAGATTGAGTGAAGCAGTAGGAAGTGTGGTACAGGCAAAAGAAGAAGCGTGGAGTTATGCCCCGCCCAAGGAGGATAGCCAAATTGCAACAGTGGGAATAGGATTAGATGGAACC contains:
- a CDS encoding IS1 family transposase yields the protein MNKSSIDLLSDIGLPQEKEEALFQKNCPHCYSEKVKIHSHYQTKGNGERKMFICQECSSCFAETYGSVIAGLETPLSEIVKVLKARMEGIGLNAAVRVFGYAKTTILNWEKKLSGLQETLFLYALVNEFVKLVIEGDELYTKVGKNKEASASEGWTIVLMDRASRFIWHLKCGRKEQKLFLEAMMTVAELFERSAESLQLFTDGEKRYSQLLFNICHEVLKTGKRGRPVKVLPKGMVVRLKNKSSKRRDSEGKLKKVETPKPEHPEATEKPEEKDVHANHVEAFNSAIRRYLSAFRRRTNTYAKSVVGLQRVLDIFWMVHNFVRSHFTTRKVPAVALGIIEKGFTWEDLLQIRLIS